One genomic segment of Catalinimonas alkaloidigena includes these proteins:
- a CDS encoding mechanosensitive ion channel family protein, whose amino-acid sequence MNQGSIAAAQEIDRQELLQKESRKRVYFILKFLLLLGIMYMNYEFQDWFREEGESAEKNIFALIIRAVLFYLSTHLLVSLARIVIVYFYIRRKKLKEEQDNVVLAVNRIATLISIAAFVAALFLLFDIKWETFFTSFSLVAVASVLLTKDYISNTVNGMIFMASDRFLLGDYIKVGNHEGKVINITLSSVHLRTEEGDFVAIPNTTVYNSDITNLSRREQGLVHVDLEVKTELLKDTAKLMDQLIIAAQEYERYIKKNSFELVVRQLSFDKVQIRFLFKLKSSNPEKEREIRRHTLREASQMIAKLI is encoded by the coding sequence ATGAATCAAGGAAGTATAGCCGCAGCACAGGAAATAGACCGCCAGGAGCTGTTGCAGAAAGAAAGCCGCAAGAGAGTTTACTTTATCCTGAAATTTCTTTTGCTCCTAGGAATCATGTACATGAACTATGAGTTTCAGGACTGGTTCAGAGAGGAAGGAGAAAGTGCAGAGAAAAATATTTTTGCCCTCATTATACGGGCTGTGCTTTTTTATCTGTCCACGCATCTGCTGGTTTCACTGGCTAGAATCGTTATCGTATATTTTTATATCAGGAGGAAAAAGCTTAAAGAGGAGCAGGATAATGTAGTGCTGGCGGTCAACCGAATCGCCACGCTCATCTCTATTGCTGCATTTGTAGCTGCTCTCTTTTTATTGTTTGATATAAAATGGGAGACCTTCTTTACTTCCTTTTCATTGGTAGCAGTAGCCTCCGTTTTACTTACCAAAGATTATATTTCCAACACAGTCAATGGTATGATCTTCATGGCGAGTGATCGCTTTTTATTAGGTGATTATATTAAGGTGGGCAACCATGAAGGTAAAGTAATTAACATTACGCTAAGCAGTGTACATTTGCGTACGGAAGAAGGGGATTTTGTGGCAATTCCTAACACTACTGTATACAATTCAGATATTACAAACTTGAGCCGTCGCGAGCAGGGCCTGGTGCATGTAGATCTGGAAGTAAAAACTGAGTTGCTTAAAGATACAGCTAAACTGATGGATCAGTTAATTATTGCCGCCCAGGAATATGAGCGTTATATTAAGAAAAATAGTTTTGAGCTGGTCGTACGGCAGCTCTCTTTTGATAAGGTACAAATAAGGTTCTTGTTTAAGCTGAAGTCAAGCAATCCTGAAAAAGAACGCGAAATCAGGCGTCACACCCTTAGGGAGGCTTCCCAGATGATTGCGAAGCTCATTTGA
- a CDS encoding 3-dehydroquinate synthase, giving the protein MKSIQQTFSVPFQYQVLFTEKLFHTNNTLLAELVRSQQKPKVYYVVDSGVAEVHPTLLRQINKHAQHYAKDFTLCAQPLIVPGGEQAKNDTKLLQQIVEATHTYSIDRHSYIIAIGGGAVLDLVGFASAVSHRGIRHIRIPTTVLSQNDSGVGVKNGINYFGKKNYLGSFAPPFAVINDFDFLSTLNDRDWRAGISEAIKVALIKDEAFFKQLEKDAEALASREAKPMQELIYRCAELHLEHISGGDPFEMGSSRPLDFGHWAAHKLEQLTNYEVRHGEAVAIGIALDVTYSQLKGMISEEDLHRVIYLLKVLGFTLYVPQMEQEEIVQGLQEFREHLGGELTIMLLEAIGRGVEVHQMDVVLIREAISKLEVFEESDLIV; this is encoded by the coding sequence ATGAAATCCATACAGCAGACTTTTAGTGTCCCTTTCCAATACCAAGTTTTATTTACAGAAAAACTTTTTCATACAAATAATACTCTATTGGCCGAGCTCGTCAGAAGCCAGCAAAAGCCTAAAGTTTATTATGTGGTAGATAGTGGTGTTGCCGAAGTCCACCCGACACTGTTGCGGCAGATCAACAAGCATGCGCAACATTATGCTAAGGATTTTACTTTATGTGCTCAGCCTCTGATCGTACCGGGAGGCGAGCAGGCAAAAAATGACACTAAACTTCTGCAGCAAATTGTAGAGGCTACCCATACCTACAGTATAGATCGCCACTCTTATATCATTGCCATAGGCGGTGGTGCGGTGCTTGACCTGGTAGGTTTTGCCAGTGCGGTATCACACCGCGGCATACGGCATATCAGGATTCCTACGACTGTATTATCTCAGAACGACTCCGGTGTGGGGGTAAAAAATGGGATTAACTATTTTGGTAAAAAAAACTACTTGGGCAGCTTCGCCCCTCCATTCGCTGTAATTAACGATTTTGACTTCCTTTCTACCCTGAATGATCGTGACTGGAGAGCAGGAATTTCAGAAGCCATCAAAGTCGCGCTGATCAAAGACGAAGCCTTTTTCAAACAACTGGAAAAAGATGCGGAAGCCCTGGCCAGCCGTGAAGCTAAGCCCATGCAGGAGCTAATTTATCGTTGTGCAGAGCTGCATTTGGAGCACATCTCAGGAGGAGACCCTTTTGAAATGGGATCTTCCCGTCCCTTGGATTTCGGACATTGGGCTGCACATAAGCTAGAGCAGCTTACAAACTATGAAGTGCGTCATGGGGAAGCCGTAGCGATAGGGATTGCCCTGGACGTCACTTACTCTCAGCTGAAAGGCATGATCAGTGAAGAAGATCTACACAGAGTGATTTATTTACTGAAAGTACTGGGCTTCACCCTGTATGTTCCCCAAATGGAGCAGGAAGAAATTGTACAGGGCTTGCAGGAGTTTAGAGAACATTTGGGCGGAGAACTTACTATTATGCTATTGGAAGCCATTGGGCGAGGGGTAGAAGTACACCAGATGGATGTGGTACTTATCCGTGAGGCGATTTCAAAGTTAGAAGTTTTTGAAGAGAGCGATCTTATCGTATAA
- a CDS encoding arylsulfatase: MKKYSTQPLLLLGAFIFLGCSGQSDNAQSAEQNETQSPNIILIMSDDQGWGDLSMNGNANLSTPNIDNLAKNGISFEHFYVSPVCSPTRAELLTGRYHTRGGVYSTSAGGERLDLDETTIAQHFQKAGYQTACYGKWHNGMQYPYHPNGRGFDDFYGFASGHWGNYFSPMLERNGAIVKGDGYIIDDLTNKGIEFIQKNKEQPFFLYLPYNTPHSPMQVPDRWWNEMDGKTLDSLHRDPSKEDPQFTRAALAMCENIDWNVGRLIQTLKTQGLEENTIVLYLSDNGPNSWRWNGDMKGRKGATDEGGVRSPLLMQWKGRLEAGKKIEEIAGIIDIFPTLADLAQIVTEQEKTLDGKSLKPIMLNEGQVSWEDRMLINHWNGKTSVRSQQYRLDHEGQLFDINNDPGQRNNIAEAHPEVVEKLAAARHEWEKDALAELPAEDQRSFLVGHPDFRYHQIPARDGAAHGNIQRSNRYPNCSFFENWTSTEDSISWEVEVLEAGDFAVEVYYTCKPEDVGATMRLNFQDIAHTFKINEAHDPPLIGMENDRIERQESYVKDFKSMSAGVMHFSQGKGTLSLKATEIPGSEAIDFRMLMLEKLE, encoded by the coding sequence ATGAAAAAATATTCAACACAGCCTCTGCTCCTCTTAGGAGCTTTTATCTTTCTGGGATGTTCAGGCCAATCTGACAATGCGCAATCAGCGGAGCAAAACGAAACGCAATCACCCAATATCATTCTCATAATGAGTGACGATCAGGGCTGGGGCGACCTGAGTATGAATGGAAACGCCAACCTGAGCACACCCAATATTGATAATCTGGCGAAAAATGGAATTTCTTTTGAGCATTTTTATGTAAGTCCGGTGTGCTCACCCACGCGCGCTGAACTGCTAACCGGACGTTATCATACGCGTGGAGGCGTCTATTCTACTTCTGCCGGAGGAGAAAGACTAGACCTGGATGAAACTACCATTGCCCAGCATTTTCAAAAGGCGGGCTACCAAACTGCCTGCTACGGCAAGTGGCATAATGGGATGCAGTACCCTTACCATCCAAACGGCCGTGGATTTGATGACTTTTACGGCTTTGCCTCCGGGCATTGGGGCAATTACTTTAGTCCTATGCTGGAAAGAAATGGCGCCATTGTAAAAGGGGATGGTTATATTATTGACGATTTGACCAATAAGGGGATAGAATTTATTCAAAAGAACAAAGAACAGCCCTTTTTTCTTTACCTACCTTACAATACCCCCCACAGCCCCATGCAGGTGCCTGATCGGTGGTGGAATGAAATGGATGGCAAAACACTAGACTCTCTGCATCGCGACCCCTCCAAAGAAGACCCTCAATTTACCCGTGCTGCTTTAGCCATGTGTGAGAATATAGATTGGAATGTAGGCAGATTAATACAGACATTAAAAACGCAAGGGTTGGAAGAAAATACTATCGTACTCTATCTCTCCGATAACGGGCCAAATTCCTGGCGATGGAATGGCGATATGAAGGGAAGAAAAGGTGCTACCGACGAGGGAGGTGTGCGTTCACCTTTGCTTATGCAGTGGAAGGGAAGATTAGAGGCAGGTAAAAAAATAGAGGAAATTGCGGGTATCATAGATATATTTCCTACACTGGCAGACTTGGCGCAGATTGTTACAGAACAGGAAAAGACTTTGGATGGTAAGAGTCTCAAACCTATAATGCTCAATGAAGGACAAGTATCTTGGGAAGATAGAATGCTGATTAATCATTGGAACGGAAAAACCAGTGTACGTAGCCAGCAGTATCGCCTGGATCATGAAGGTCAGCTTTTTGATATAAACAATGATCCCGGGCAGCGCAATAATATTGCCGAAGCCCATCCTGAAGTAGTAGAGAAACTTGCTGCTGCTCGTCATGAGTGGGAAAAAGATGCCTTGGCAGAGCTTCCGGCTGAGGATCAGCGTAGCTTTCTGGTAGGGCATCCGGACTTCCGATACCATCAGATTCCGGCCAGAGATGGAGCAGCCCACGGAAATATTCAGCGCTCAAACCGCTATCCCAATTGTTCGTTTTTTGAAAACTGGACCAGTACTGAAGATAGCATTAGCTGGGAAGTGGAAGTGCTGGAAGCAGGTGATTTCGCGGTAGAAGTGTATTATACCTGCAAGCCGGAAGATGTGGGAGCAACGATGCGGTTGAATTTTCAGGATATCGCCCATACTTTCAAAATTAACGAAGCCCATGACCCACCCCTGATAGGCATGGAAAATGATCGTATTGAGCGGCAGGAATCTTATGTGAAGGATTTCAAATCCATGAGTGCAGGAGTCATGCACTTTAGCCAGGGGAAAGGAACCTTAAGCCTTAAAGCGACTGAAATACCCGGAAGCGAAGCGATCGACTTTAGGATGCTTATGTTGGAAAAGTTAGAGTGA
- the typA gene encoding translational GTPase TypA — MQSIRNVAIIAHVDHGKTTLVDKIIHASKVLRENQETGELILDNNDLERERGITIVSKNVSVRYGDVKINIIDTPGHADFGGEVERVLKMADGVLLLVDAFEGPMPQTRFVLSKALALGLKPIVVINKVDKENCRPDEVHEHVFDLMFNLDATEEQLDFVTMYGSSKQGWMSADWKKPTDSILPLLDAIVEHIPEAPRREGIPQMQITSLDYSAFVGRIAIGRVYQGKLVEGANMAICKRDGSVKKAKIKEIQSFEGLGRVKVSEVESGDICAIVGLDDFEIGDTLTDAENPQPLPRISIDEPTMSMLFTINNSPFYGKEGKYVTSRHLRDRLFKETEKNLALKIQETNSEDKFLVYGRGILHLSVLIETMRREGYELQVGQPQVLFKEIDSVRHEPIEHLVVDVPDEFAGKVIELATQRKGELTIMESRGDVQHLEFDIPARGLIGLRSNVLTSTAGEAVMNHRFKSYEPYKGSIQGRNSGSLISMDTGAGTGYAIDKLQDRGVFFVDPGEDVYVGQVIGEHSRGNDLVVNILKGKKLTNMRASGSDDNTKIAPKKTFSLEEALEYIQKDEYLEVTPKNIRMRKIYLDENERKRMAAKLEAQ, encoded by the coding sequence ATGCAGAGCATCAGAAATGTGGCGATTATCGCTCACGTTGACCACGGAAAAACTACGCTGGTTGACAAAATTATTCACGCCTCTAAAGTGCTGAGGGAGAATCAGGAAACCGGCGAACTTATATTAGATAATAACGACCTGGAAAGGGAACGGGGGATTACCATCGTTTCTAAAAACGTGTCTGTACGTTATGGAGATGTAAAGATTAACATCATAGATACTCCTGGTCACGCCGATTTTGGCGGAGAGGTAGAACGCGTACTTAAGATGGCCGATGGCGTACTACTATTGGTAGATGCCTTTGAAGGTCCCATGCCGCAAACACGTTTTGTCCTCAGTAAAGCACTTGCGCTAGGCCTTAAGCCTATTGTAGTGATCAATAAAGTAGATAAAGAAAACTGCCGTCCCGATGAGGTACATGAACATGTGTTTGATCTCATGTTCAATCTGGATGCTACAGAAGAGCAGCTGGATTTTGTGACCATGTACGGATCTTCCAAGCAGGGCTGGATGTCAGCCGACTGGAAAAAGCCTACCGACAGCATTCTGCCCTTGCTGGATGCGATTGTGGAGCACATTCCTGAAGCACCCCGCAGAGAAGGTATCCCTCAGATGCAGATCACTTCATTAGACTATTCGGCTTTCGTAGGTCGTATCGCTATCGGCCGTGTGTATCAGGGCAAACTGGTAGAAGGCGCTAACATGGCAATCTGTAAAAGAGATGGCAGTGTAAAGAAAGCCAAGATTAAAGAGATTCAATCTTTTGAAGGCCTAGGCAGAGTAAAGGTTTCCGAAGTAGAAAGTGGTGATATCTGTGCCATCGTAGGTCTGGATGATTTTGAGATTGGGGATACCCTTACCGACGCTGAAAACCCACAGCCACTACCACGTATTTCCATTGATGAGCCTACCATGAGTATGCTTTTCACCATTAATAATTCTCCATTCTACGGTAAAGAAGGTAAGTATGTAACTTCTCGCCACCTGCGTGACAGACTATTTAAAGAAACAGAGAAGAACCTGGCGCTGAAGATACAGGAGACTAATAGCGAAGATAAATTTTTAGTCTATGGACGTGGTATCCTTCACTTGTCAGTTCTGATAGAAACCATGCGTCGTGAAGGTTATGAATTACAAGTTGGACAGCCCCAGGTCCTTTTCAAGGAAATTGATAGTGTGCGTCATGAGCCTATTGAGCATTTGGTAGTAGATGTGCCTGACGAATTTGCCGGTAAAGTGATTGAATTGGCTACTCAGCGTAAAGGTGAGTTAACGATTATGGAATCTCGCGGTGATGTGCAGCATCTGGAGTTTGATATTCCTGCTCGTGGACTGATTGGTCTGCGAAGCAATGTGCTGACTTCTACCGCTGGTGAAGCGGTAATGAACCACAGGTTCAAATCTTATGAGCCATACAAGGGTTCTATTCAGGGAAGAAATAGTGGGTCACTCATCTCTATGGATACAGGCGCAGGTACAGGTTATGCCATAGATAAGTTACAGGACAGAGGCGTTTTCTTTGTGGATCCGGGTGAAGATGTGTACGTAGGGCAGGTAATCGGAGAGCACAGCCGTGGTAACGATTTGGTGGTTAATATTCTGAAAGGGAAAAAACTGACTAACATGCGTGCCTCTGGTTCAGATGATAACACTAAGATTGCTCCCAAAAAGACATTCTCTTTGGAAGAAGCGCTGGAATACATTCAAAAAGATGAGTATCTGGAAGTGACACCCAAGAACATCCGTATGCGTAAGATCTATCTGGATGAAAACGAGCGTAAACGTATGGCCGCTAAGCTGGAAGCGCAGTAG
- a CDS encoding EboA domain-containing protein encodes MQTTTYQANLEQAREFLYTLIQKNASPEGVEWLDKQLSKLRQEWDYRTFYFSFSSVPRFLGKASITYDEASLSKANALREGFTPQDWDTTQITRTYILLFLPHDDLKEYALTIDRMCETADMYEQQALYAALPLLPHPKELTGRAAEGIRTNMTNVFDAIALHNPYPADYLEQEAWNQLVLKAVFMGRPLYKIYHVDERANPELARMLIDFAHERWAAHRQISPEIWRFVAPYLNEEYLSELEKSVKDGEPLEVEAALLACSENTYSGGKELLDQHPDVKGRIAKKEINWQSIGDRYNVNK; translated from the coding sequence ATGCAAACAACTACCTATCAAGCTAACCTGGAACAGGCAAGAGAATTTTTATACACTCTGATCCAAAAAAACGCAAGCCCTGAAGGTGTGGAGTGGCTGGATAAACAACTGAGCAAACTCAGGCAGGAATGGGACTATCGCACCTTCTACTTCTCATTCAGTTCTGTGCCCCGCTTCCTGGGCAAGGCCTCAATAACATACGATGAAGCTAGCCTGAGCAAAGCCAACGCCCTTCGTGAAGGCTTCACCCCCCAGGACTGGGATACGACTCAGATAACACGCACTTATATTCTGCTTTTTCTGCCTCATGATGATCTTAAGGAGTATGCACTGACCATTGATCGGATGTGCGAAACGGCCGATATGTATGAACAGCAGGCATTATATGCGGCGCTTCCTTTACTACCGCACCCTAAGGAACTTACCGGTAGGGCAGCCGAAGGAATTCGTACCAATATGACAAATGTATTTGATGCTATTGCTTTGCACAACCCTTATCCGGCAGATTACCTGGAGCAGGAAGCCTGGAATCAGCTGGTGCTCAAAGCAGTATTTATGGGAAGGCCGCTGTATAAAATATACCATGTAGATGAACGGGCAAATCCTGAACTGGCGCGTATGCTGATAGATTTTGCGCATGAACGCTGGGCAGCTCATCGCCAGATCAGCCCGGAAATCTGGCGCTTTGTGGCTCCTTACCTGAATGAAGAATATTTGTCTGAGCTCGAAAAGTCAGTTAAAGATGGTGAACCATTGGAGGTAGAAGCCGCCCTGCTTGCTTGTTCGGAAAACACCTATTCAGGAGGAAAAGAGTTGCTTGACCAACATCCGGATGTCAAAGGCCGCATTGCCAAGAAAGAAATCAACTGGCAAAGTATCGGAGATCGCTATAATGTTAATAAGTAA
- a CDS encoding beta-N-acetylhexosaminidase, with translation MRFIILNLYCKALFAVLTAGVSLSCAPEKKMPATNLSQEVIIPKPVSVTATNSAFELTTEAGIHIQGASEALRKNAQYLADKLKPATGFELAVEGSEGEAEEGHIYLSTGANDDQLGEEGYELNITEEAISLNANTEEGIFRGMQTLFQLLPASIEMGSVQQGPWYIPSGTIRDYPEYGYRGVMLDVARHFFAPEDVKQYLDYIAYYKMNAMHLHLSDDQGWRIEIKSWPKLTETGGSTEVGGGEGGFYTQEEYAEIVAYAADRYITIVPEIDMPGHTNAALSSYPELNCDNKARELYTGIEVGFSTLCTDKEVVYEFIDDVVGELAALTPGPYIHIGGDESHVTPMEDYIPFINRAQGIVKSHGKQVMGWDEIANAELVDNAVVQYWAEAENAQKAVAQGAKVLMSPATKAYMDMQYDSTTQLGLHWAAYIEVDSAYIWNPAELAEGIEKEQIIGIEAPLWTETITNLDELEYMVFPRLPGYAEIGWTASGERNWDEYKERLAAQKDRFEAMNINYYPSPFVPWK, from the coding sequence ATGAGATTTATAATATTGAATCTTTACTGTAAGGCATTATTTGCTGTTTTGACAGCTGGAGTATCTTTATCCTGCGCTCCTGAAAAAAAAATGCCTGCCACTAACTTAAGTCAGGAAGTGATCATTCCTAAACCTGTTTCTGTGACTGCCACCAACTCTGCTTTTGAGCTTACCACTGAAGCTGGCATTCATATACAGGGAGCGTCAGAAGCGTTGAGAAAAAACGCCCAATATCTTGCTGATAAGCTCAAGCCTGCTACCGGTTTTGAGCTTGCCGTAGAGGGCAGCGAAGGAGAAGCTGAAGAGGGACATATTTACCTTTCTACCGGTGCCAATGATGATCAACTGGGAGAGGAAGGCTATGAGTTAAATATAACAGAAGAGGCTATAAGCTTAAACGCTAATACTGAAGAGGGGATTTTTCGTGGCATGCAAACGCTTTTTCAGCTACTTCCTGCTTCCATTGAAATGGGATCTGTACAGCAAGGTCCCTGGTACATCCCCAGCGGCACTATCCGTGACTATCCTGAATATGGTTATAGAGGAGTGATGCTGGATGTGGCTCGCCACTTTTTTGCGCCAGAGGATGTAAAGCAGTACCTGGACTATATCGCTTACTATAAAATGAATGCCATGCACCTACACTTATCTGACGATCAGGGTTGGCGTATAGAAATCAAATCATGGCCTAAGCTAACGGAAACTGGTGGAAGTACTGAAGTAGGTGGTGGGGAAGGAGGCTTCTATACTCAGGAGGAATATGCCGAAATAGTAGCTTATGCAGCAGATCGCTATATCACTATTGTACCGGAAATTGATATGCCCGGCCACACCAATGCGGCCCTCTCTTCTTATCCTGAGCTTAATTGTGATAATAAAGCCCGAGAACTGTATACAGGTATAGAGGTGGGTTTCAGCACACTTTGTACCGATAAAGAAGTGGTGTACGAGTTTATTGATGATGTAGTAGGTGAGTTAGCAGCCTTGACTCCCGGTCCTTATATCCATATAGGTGGAGATGAGTCACATGTAACGCCCATGGAAGATTATATTCCTTTTATCAACCGGGCTCAGGGGATTGTAAAATCACACGGAAAACAGGTGATGGGTTGGGACGAAATCGCCAATGCCGAGCTCGTAGATAATGCGGTAGTTCAATACTGGGCAGAAGCAGAGAATGCACAGAAAGCTGTAGCTCAGGGGGCAAAGGTACTGATGTCGCCCGCTACCAAAGCGTATATGGATATGCAATATGATTCAACGACACAGCTTGGGTTGCACTGGGCAGCTTACATAGAAGTAGACAGTGCTTATATCTGGAATCCCGCTGAACTTGCTGAGGGGATAGAAAAGGAACAAATTATTGGCATTGAAGCACCATTATGGACAGAAACCATTACCAATCTGGATGAGTTGGAGTATATGGTTTTTCCTCGTCTGCCCGGCTATGCCGAGATCGGCTGGACGGCCTCCGGAGAAAGAAACTGGGATGAGTACAAAGAAAGATTGGCTGCCCAGAAAGACCGTTTTGAGGCGATGAATATCAATTATTATCCCTCACCATTTGTCCCTTGGAAATAA
- a CDS encoding TatD family hydrolase has product MQFIDPHIHVTSRTTDDYEAMQAAGIVAIIEPAFWLGQPRTKVGSFQDYFNSLVGFERFRASQFGIKHYCTIGLNSKEANNERLAEQVMELLPLYVGKEGVVAVGEIGYDDQTPAEDKYYRMQLELAKEVDMPVMIHTPHRDKKRGTTRSMDVAIEHGLAPHMVVVDHNNEETVKEVLDRGFWAAFTIYPHTKMGSERMVEIVKQYGTERIIVDSAADWGVSDPLAVPKTAKLMMEKGISEADVHKACYQNALEAYSQSGQMKESDWQEGVAIDQREKYSGNSVLRGGQTPKVKGSSGIVEN; this is encoded by the coding sequence ATGCAATTCATAGATCCACACATACACGTAACCTCCAGAACTACTGATGACTATGAAGCTATGCAGGCAGCAGGTATTGTTGCCATTATAGAACCTGCTTTCTGGCTGGGCCAGCCACGTACCAAAGTGGGTAGCTTTCAGGATTATTTTAATAGCCTGGTAGGTTTTGAAAGGTTTAGAGCCAGCCAGTTTGGCATCAAGCACTATTGTACGATAGGTCTCAATTCTAAAGAGGCTAACAATGAACGACTGGCCGAGCAAGTCATGGAATTGCTTCCCCTTTATGTAGGCAAAGAAGGCGTAGTAGCGGTGGGTGAAATTGGCTACGATGACCAAACACCAGCGGAGGATAAGTATTATCGGATGCAATTGGAACTGGCCAAAGAAGTAGATATGCCTGTCATGATCCATACCCCCCACCGGGATAAAAAACGGGGCACTACCCGCAGTATGGATGTGGCTATTGAGCACGGACTGGCACCTCATATGGTGGTAGTAGACCATAACAATGAAGAGACGGTAAAAGAAGTGCTGGACCGGGGCTTCTGGGCGGCCTTTACCATTTATCCGCATACCAAAATGGGTAGTGAGCGCATGGTAGAGATAGTGAAGCAGTACGGTACGGAGCGCATTATTGTAGATAGCGCAGCCGACTGGGGTGTAAGCGATCCGCTGGCTGTGCCCAAAACCGCTAAGCTGATGATGGAAAAAGGAATTTCTGAAGCGGATGTGCATAAGGCTTGTTATCAGAACGCATTAGAGGCGTACAGCCAGAGTGGACAAATGAAAGAAAGTGACTGGCAGGAAGGAGTCGCTATCGATCAGCGAGAAAAATACTCAGGCAACAGTGTGCTACGTGGCGGCCAGACACCCAAAGTAAAAGGCTCCTCAGGCATAGTAGAGAATTAG
- the eboC gene encoding UbiA-like protein EboC (EboC, a homolog the polyprenyltransferase UbiA, belongs to system of proteins involved in the trafficking of precursor metabolites to an extracytoplasmic compartment so that the biosynthesis of certain natural products, such as scytonemin, can be completed.), which translates to MKKLIAHVKLMRPANVITAIADIMAGFAASGLAIQWIDNGDHSESLMWLALATIGLYAGGVVFNDVFDAELDRIERPERPIPSGDASLVSASLLGAILLILGVLSAWMISLLSLLIAFLVAACALLYDAWGKHQNIWGPINMGMCRGGNLLLGVSVVPAVIGEVWYISLIPVIYIAAITMISRGEVHGGNRQAIRGAAFMYGFIFICILLLAFLFNQVYWQVIPFLALLSYFIFPPLFKALRNPEPRLVGLAVKAGVLSLIILDAALATAFTGWFYGLVVLLLFPISRLVGKAFAVT; encoded by the coding sequence ATGAAAAAACTCATTGCGCATGTCAAACTGATGCGTCCGGCTAATGTAATCACTGCCATTGCAGATATCATGGCGGGTTTTGCTGCTTCTGGCCTGGCTATTCAGTGGATAGATAATGGTGACCACAGTGAATCCTTAATGTGGCTGGCGTTAGCCACTATCGGATTATATGCCGGAGGTGTAGTGTTCAATGATGTATTTGATGCCGAACTGGACCGTATTGAGCGTCCGGAAAGACCTATTCCCAGCGGCGATGCCAGCTTAGTCAGTGCAAGTCTTTTAGGAGCTATACTATTAATATTAGGAGTTTTATCTGCCTGGATGATATCATTGCTTAGCTTGCTCATTGCTTTTCTGGTAGCTGCCTGTGCCTTACTGTATGATGCCTGGGGAAAACATCAGAATATCTGGGGCCCTATCAATATGGGGATGTGCCGAGGAGGAAACCTTCTCTTAGGCGTGAGTGTGGTTCCTGCTGTTATCGGGGAGGTATGGTACATCAGCCTGATTCCAGTCATTTACATAGCCGCCATCACCATGATCAGCCGGGGAGAAGTGCATGGTGGAAACAGGCAGGCCATTCGTGGGGCAGCTTTTATGTATGGCTTTATTTTTATTTGCATACTCCTGCTGGCATTTTTGTTCAATCAGGTGTATTGGCAGGTAATCCCTTTTTTGGCTCTGCTGTCCTACTTCATATTTCCTCCTCTCTTCAAAGCACTGCGAAATCCAGAACCACGGCTGGTGGGCCTGGCGGTCAAAGCGGGTGTCCTTTCTCTTATTATACTGGATGCCGCACTGGCTACCGCATTTACCGGTTGGTTCTATGGGCTGGTCGTATTGCTCCTGTTTCCCATCTCCCGCCTGGTAGGAAAAGCTTTTGCGGTAACCTAA